A genomic window from Silene latifolia isolate original U9 population chromosome Y, ASM4854445v1, whole genome shotgun sequence includes:
- the LOC141629016 gene encoding uncharacterized protein LOC141629016 → MAHIQSIPISSITKETARTEQLTVRVMRLWYRKSETNPKEVKGVELILIDENGDTIQASINQRLTRLFLEHLNEGSTYKNRRFSVSSNRVGLDMATIHPCKIWFEYSTRVVPIPNVDIPLSTHAFYTFNEVVFGAMPNRLYIEIEQEFINKPKPTLVMLFVKRSVYEGEVSITSTWGATNILVNPEMNEVKVFNNRYGI, encoded by the exons ATGGCACACATCCAGAGTATTCCAATTTCGAGCATCACCAAAGAAACAGCAAGGACGGAACAACTAactgttcgggttatgagattgTGGTACAGAAAGTCTGAGACAAATCCCAAGGAAGTGAAAGGTGTAGAACTCATCCTAATTGATGAAAAT GGAGACACAATTCAGGCATCAATCAACCAGAGGCTGACTCGCCTTTTCTTAGAGCACCTTAATGAAGGGAGCACATACAAAAACAGAAGGTTCAGTGTATCATCAAACCGTGTGGGACTTGACATGGCAACAATTCACCCGTGTAAGATTTGGTTCGAGTACAGCACTAGGGTGGTACCCATTCCAAATGTAGATATTCCTCTTTCTACCCATGCTTTCTACACTTTCAATGAGGTCGTGTTTGGAGCAATGCCAAATAGACTTTATATTG AAATCGAGCAAGAGTTCATTAACAAACCAAAGCCAACGTTGGTTATGCTATTCGTAAAACGTTCTGTCTATGAAG GGGAAGTTAGCATAACATCAACTTGGGGTGCAACAAATATTTTGGTTAATCCAGAAATGAACGAGGTGAAAGTGTTCAACAATAGGTATGGCATCTAA